The proteins below come from a single Gordonia sp. X0973 genomic window:
- the pks13 gene encoding polyketide synthase Pks13 (Pks13 is a key enzyme in mycolic acid biosynthesis.) — protein sequence MSELNNAGDGESTTAPDATGTDGETIGDLTVAELRDWLREWVSQATGMPVDQISEDRPMEEFGLSSRDAVALGGDIEDKTGVVLTATVVYNHPTIASLAKRIIEGDPDEHLHEVDAFWERERNPDDDIAIVGFSTRFPKAGETPESTWEALIEGRDGISELPDDRWLEFKADPRMLEVLEKRNLRGGYLDNVKAFDGDFFQMSPREVEMVDPQQRLVLELTWEALEHAHIPPSDLKGGRVGVFVGTSTNDYQLLAALGLGEGSDETAAYALTGTATSIIANRTSYFFDFHGPSIAVDTACSSSLVSVHQAVQSLRDGESDVAVAGGVNMILTPAATVGFDTIGAVAKDGHIKAFSSDADGMVRSEGGGMFVLKRMADARRDGDQVLAVIAGSAVNSDGRSNGIFAPNPEAQVEVLRDAYTDAAIDPRTVDYVEAHGTGTILGDPIEADALGRVVGKGRELGKPALLGSAKTNFGHMESAAGAGALAKVVLSLTKDKLPASLNYAGPNPYIQFEATSLKVNTEVSDWPRYSGHAIAGVSGFGFGGTNAHLVVREVLDSDLHPAPPVVADDEEAANAVVPAGVDVDDDDDEEFLTEAERAVLAAQAKKEEAPTEEVEVDPADGFAPCAAEGSVIPLVVSGFVSSRRRKAAARLVEWLESDEGQATPLVDIGRALAHRNHGRTRSVVMARTHEDAIKGMKAVAEGKNNPIVYTADAPDAASAVWLLSGFGSQHRKMAKQLYLENPVFKKNVDRVDEYVQRELGYSIAEMFLDDEQTYGIETSQVGIYTIQVALADTMRHFGAQPGVLVPHSMGEASAAYISGGLSLEDATRVICQRSRLMGEGESMLEGDDIRLMALVEYSAEDIEGVLADFPDLEICVYAAPTHTVIGGPEPQVDAIVARAESEGKLGRKLQTKGASHTSQMDPLLGELAYELTGIDPQRPTVGFYSSVDRETFYRAGHEPVHTIDYFLKGLRHSVWFSQAIAKSVENGHRTFVELSPNPAVLISVAAVTFSAGLHDAELVETLKRKEDESYGLVNALMKLYVHGHPVDVASLYGTGDFADIPRTHFDRRDYWLKAELASGSGAGRVPGSHVALPDGRHAWEVNASAVDDPRALVAAAASQVFADATVGASEAHGDFPTSGTLTTTLSPHPGGGSVSVYAPEGKQYRLVYEAVVSGSGGGRESTDGGRVSTDGGRVPGEALAENGVSRPGEPKSERTHGAAAFADDNVVIEDEVVDNIGDKWDPASGEKVGDRLAVIVGESMGYDPEDLPREVALIELGLDSLMAVRIKNRVEFEFDIPQLQLQAMRQASLADVEKFVSFAVTHRDQLDMLNENAAGEGELDTAALNAYIDETLAKEKAEGIEAKATKAAPTEPKESSTDGEAPADGGRVPDEALAEASVSRPGEPKSEAGTKTKKPEPDAKLDLTSQAAVAEAAGSDVPPRDAAERLTFGVYAQITGKSAGGIFNKLPVLDEAVAQKLTDKLNERTGGDVDVEDILDAETIEEMSEYVRQYLDAGAATDGFLRYLRLVPDGKKSYDTAKGDPVPVLLFHPAGGNTSAYEALLKRLPDDQPVIGFDRGVEGSIEERVREYMPKLREVQPHGPYVLVGWSFGGALAYGVAQILREEGEEVAFIGLIDVVRPKEDLVETPDSKRERLERWKDFAIRNYDLDPDVPIPMDRLVEADDEGQFAIIMEMMAMSNTKIPGGIIEHQRTSFIENRILDQIEPAPYDGKVILYRADRMHDGAIELEPKWAEIDEDGRWSEVVDDLEIVHVGGDHLSIVDEPFISKIGKDLTGRMKGLGS from the coding sequence ATGTCTGAATTGAATAACGCCGGCGACGGCGAGTCGACCACTGCCCCCGATGCCACCGGCACCGACGGGGAGACCATCGGCGACCTCACCGTCGCCGAACTCCGCGATTGGCTCCGTGAGTGGGTGTCGCAGGCGACGGGTATGCCCGTCGACCAGATCTCCGAAGACCGCCCGATGGAAGAGTTCGGGTTGTCCTCGCGCGACGCGGTCGCCCTGGGCGGCGACATCGAGGACAAGACCGGGGTGGTGCTGACGGCGACCGTCGTCTACAACCACCCGACGATCGCCTCGTTGGCCAAGCGCATCATCGAGGGCGACCCCGACGAGCACCTGCACGAGGTGGACGCCTTCTGGGAGCGCGAGCGCAACCCGGACGACGACATCGCGATCGTCGGTTTCTCCACCCGTTTCCCGAAGGCCGGTGAGACGCCGGAGTCGACGTGGGAGGCCCTCATCGAGGGGCGCGACGGCATCTCCGAGCTCCCCGACGACCGTTGGCTCGAGTTCAAGGCCGATCCGCGGATGCTGGAGGTGCTCGAGAAGCGCAACCTGCGCGGCGGCTACCTCGACAACGTGAAGGCCTTCGACGGCGACTTCTTCCAGATGAGTCCGCGCGAGGTCGAGATGGTCGACCCGCAGCAGCGCCTCGTGCTGGAGCTGACGTGGGAGGCGCTCGAACACGCCCACATCCCGCCGAGCGACCTCAAGGGCGGGCGCGTCGGCGTCTTCGTCGGCACCTCCACCAACGACTACCAGCTGCTCGCGGCGCTCGGCCTCGGCGAGGGCTCCGACGAGACGGCGGCCTACGCCCTGACCGGTACCGCCACCTCGATCATCGCCAACCGCACGTCGTACTTCTTCGACTTCCACGGCCCCTCGATCGCGGTCGACACGGCCTGCTCGTCGTCGCTGGTCTCGGTCCACCAGGCGGTGCAGAGCCTGCGCGACGGGGAATCCGACGTCGCCGTCGCCGGCGGCGTCAACATGATCCTCACCCCGGCCGCGACGGTCGGTTTCGACACCATCGGCGCCGTCGCCAAGGACGGCCACATCAAGGCCTTCTCGTCGGATGCCGACGGCATGGTGCGTTCCGAGGGCGGCGGCATGTTCGTCCTCAAGCGGATGGCCGACGCCCGCCGCGACGGTGACCAGGTCCTCGCCGTGATCGCCGGCTCGGCGGTGAACTCCGACGGCCGGTCCAACGGCATCTTCGCGCCGAACCCGGAGGCACAGGTCGAGGTGTTGCGCGACGCGTACACCGACGCCGCCATCGATCCGCGCACGGTCGACTACGTGGAGGCGCACGGCACCGGCACGATCCTGGGTGACCCGATCGAGGCCGACGCCCTCGGGCGCGTCGTCGGCAAGGGCCGTGAACTCGGCAAGCCGGCGCTGCTCGGCTCGGCCAAGACCAACTTCGGGCACATGGAGTCCGCCGCCGGTGCGGGTGCGCTGGCCAAGGTGGTGCTGTCGCTGACCAAGGACAAGCTGCCGGCCTCGCTGAACTACGCCGGGCCCAACCCGTACATCCAGTTCGAGGCCACGAGCCTCAAGGTCAACACCGAGGTCTCCGACTGGCCGCGCTACAGCGGGCACGCCATCGCCGGCGTCTCCGGCTTCGGCTTCGGCGGCACCAACGCGCACCTCGTCGTGCGCGAGGTCCTCGACAGCGATCTCCACCCGGCGCCGCCCGTCGTCGCCGACGATGAGGAAGCGGCCAACGCCGTCGTCCCGGCGGGGGTCGATGTCGACGATGACGACGACGAGGAGTTCCTGACCGAGGCCGAGCGCGCCGTCCTGGCCGCGCAGGCGAAGAAGGAAGAGGCCCCGACCGAGGAGGTCGAGGTCGATCCCGCCGACGGATTCGCCCCGTGCGCGGCCGAGGGAAGCGTCATCCCGCTCGTCGTCTCCGGATTCGTCTCCTCGCGTCGCCGCAAGGCGGCCGCCCGCCTGGTCGAATGGTTGGAGTCCGACGAAGGGCAGGCCACGCCGCTCGTCGACATCGGTCGCGCGCTGGCGCACCGCAACCACGGTCGCACCCGCAGCGTCGTCATGGCCCGCACCCACGAGGATGCGATCAAGGGCATGAAGGCGGTTGCCGAGGGCAAGAACAACCCGATCGTCTACACCGCCGACGCCCCCGACGCGGCGTCGGCCGTGTGGCTACTGTCCGGGTTCGGCTCGCAGCACCGCAAGATGGCCAAGCAGCTGTACCTGGAGAACCCGGTCTTCAAGAAGAACGTGGACCGCGTCGACGAGTACGTGCAGCGCGAGCTGGGCTACTCGATCGCCGAGATGTTCCTCGACGACGAGCAGACCTACGGCATCGAGACCAGCCAGGTCGGCATCTACACGATCCAGGTGGCGCTCGCCGACACCATGCGTCACTTCGGTGCGCAGCCCGGCGTGCTCGTCCCGCACTCGATGGGCGAGGCCTCGGCCGCCTACATCAGCGGCGGACTCTCGCTGGAGGACGCCACCCGCGTCATCTGCCAGCGATCGCGCCTGATGGGCGAGGGCGAGTCGATGCTGGAGGGCGACGACATCCGCCTCATGGCGCTCGTCGAGTACAGCGCCGAGGACATCGAGGGCGTTCTCGCCGATTTCCCCGACCTGGAGATCTGCGTCTACGCCGCACCCACGCACACCGTGATCGGTGGGCCGGAGCCGCAGGTCGACGCGATCGTCGCCCGCGCAGAGTCCGAGGGCAAGCTGGGCCGCAAACTGCAGACCAAGGGCGCGAGCCACACGTCGCAGATGGATCCCCTGCTCGGTGAGCTGGCCTACGAGCTGACCGGTATCGACCCGCAGCGCCCCACGGTCGGCTTCTACAGCTCGGTGGACCGCGAGACCTTCTACCGGGCGGGCCACGAGCCGGTCCACACCATCGACTACTTCCTCAAGGGGCTGCGCCACAGCGTGTGGTTCAGTCAGGCGATCGCGAAGTCGGTGGAGAACGGCCACCGGACCTTCGTCGAACTCTCGCCGAACCCGGCCGTGCTGATCTCCGTCGCCGCGGTCACCTTCAGCGCCGGATTGCACGACGCGGAGCTGGTGGAGACGCTCAAGCGCAAGGAGGACGAGAGCTACGGCCTCGTCAACGCGCTGATGAAGCTGTACGTCCACGGGCACCCCGTCGACGTGGCGTCGCTGTACGGGACCGGCGATTTCGCCGACATCCCGCGCACGCACTTCGACCGTCGCGACTATTGGCTCAAGGCCGAACTCGCCAGCGGTTCGGGTGCCGGGCGGGTTCCGGGCAGCCACGTCGCGCTGCCGGACGGCCGACACGCCTGGGAGGTCAACGCCTCCGCGGTCGACGATCCGCGAGCGCTCGTCGCGGCCGCCGCCTCGCAGGTCTTCGCCGACGCGACTGTCGGGGCCAGCGAAGCCCATGGCGACTTCCCGACGTCGGGCACCCTCACCACGACCCTGAGCCCGCACCCGGGCGGCGGATCGGTCTCGGTCTACGCCCCCGAGGGCAAGCAGTACCGATTGGTCTACGAGGCCGTCGTTTCCGGCTCCGGCGGTGGTCGAGAGTCGACCGACGGTGGTCGAGTGTCGACCGACGGTGGTCGAGTGCCGGGCGAGGCGCTAGCCGAGAACGGTGTATCGAGACCCGGTGAGCCGAAGTCGGAACGTACGCATGGAGCCGCCGCCTTCGCTGACGACAATGTGGTCATCGAGGACGAGGTCGTCGACAACATCGGTGACAAGTGGGACCCGGCGTCGGGTGAGAAGGTCGGCGACCGGCTCGCGGTCATCGTCGGCGAGTCGATGGGCTATGACCCGGAGGATCTGCCGCGCGAGGTCGCGCTGATCGAGCTGGGCCTGGACTCGTTGATGGCGGTGCGCATCAAGAACCGCGTCGAGTTCGAGTTCGACATCCCGCAGCTCCAGCTGCAGGCGATGCGGCAGGCGAGCCTGGCCGACGTCGAGAAGTTCGTCTCCTTCGCCGTCACCCACCGCGATCAGCTCGACATGCTGAACGAGAACGCGGCCGGCGAGGGCGAGCTCGATACCGCGGCCCTCAACGCCTACATCGACGAGACGCTGGCCAAGGAAAAGGCCGAGGGTATCGAGGCGAAGGCGACCAAGGCCGCGCCGACCGAGCCCAAGGAGTCGTCGACCGACGGCGAGGCGCCAGCTGATGGTGGTCGAGTGCCCGACGAGGCGCTAGCCGAGGCGAGCGTATCGAGACCAGGCGAGCCGAAGTCGGAAGCCGGCACGAAGACGAAGAAGCCGGAACCCGACGCCAAGCTCGACCTGACCAGCCAGGCGGCGGTGGCGGAGGCGGCCGGCTCGGACGTGCCGCCGCGTGATGCGGCCGAGCGCCTCACCTTCGGTGTGTACGCGCAGATCACCGGCAAGTCCGCGGGCGGCATCTTCAACAAGCTGCCGGTGCTCGACGAGGCCGTCGCGCAGAAGCTGACCGACAAGCTCAACGAGCGCACCGGCGGCGACGTCGACGTCGAGGACATCCTCGATGCGGAGACCATCGAGGAGATGTCGGAGTACGTCCGGCAGTACCTCGACGCGGGTGCGGCCACGGACGGGTTCCTGCGCTACCTGCGGCTGGTGCCGGATGGCAAGAAGTCCTACGACACCGCCAAGGGCGACCCGGTTCCGGTGCTGCTGTTCCACCCGGCTGGCGGCAACACGTCGGCCTACGAGGCACTGCTGAAGCGCCTGCCCGACGACCAGCCCGTCATCGGCTTCGACCGCGGCGTCGAAGGGTCGATCGAGGAGCGGGTCCGGGAGTACATGCCCAAGCTGCGCGAAGTGCAGCCGCACGGCCCGTACGTCCTGGTCGGCTGGTCCTTCGGCGGTGCGCTGGCCTACGGCGTGGCGCAGATCCTGCGCGAGGAGGGCGAGGAGGTCGCCTTCATCGGCTTGATCGACGTGGTCCGGCCGAAGGAGGATCTGGTCGAGACCCCCGATTCCAAGCGCGAGCGGTTGGAGCGGTGGAAAGACTTCGCCATCCGCAACTACGACCTCGATCCCGACGTGCCGATCCCGATGGACCGCCTCGTCGAGGCCGACGACGAGGGGCAGTTCGCGATCATCATGGAGATGATGGCGATGAGCAACACCAAGATTCCCGGCGGCATCATCGAGCACCAGCGGACGTCGTTCATCGAGAACCGGATCCTCGACCAGATCGAGCCGGCACCCTACGACGGCAAGGTGATCCTGTACCGCGCCGACCGTATGCACGACGGCGCTATCGAGCTGGAGCCCAAATGGGCCGAGATCGACGAGGACGGTCGCTGGAGCGAGGTCGTCGACGACCTCGAGATCGTCCACGTCGGCGGTGATCACCTGTCGATCGTGGACGAGCCGTTCATCAGCAAGATCGGCAAGGACCTGACCGGCCGTATGAAGGGACTCGGGTCATGA
- a CDS encoding acyl-CoA carboxylase subunit beta has translation MSMTTAQKLADLREKLEASKEPGGDKAIAKRAAKGIASPRERLNMLFDPGTFVETGALVKAPGAGETGYGDGVVTGHGLVNGRPVAAFSHDQSVMGGSVGEMFGRKVSTLMEFAARTGCPVVGINDSAGARIQDAVTSLAWYAEMGRRNELLSGLTPQVSIILGKCAGGAVYTPANTDILVGVEDKSYMFVTGPDILKAVNGEDTSAEDLGSAHNQARWGNIHHVAADEKAAFDWVREYLDYMPSTCHEKPPVINPGLEPETTENDLALNDFMPDSDNAGYDMKDLILHLFDDGAFHEIAELFAPNLITGFARVDGQSVGIVANQPSVMAGTLDTDASEKATRFVRICNAFNIPLVFLVDTPGILPGVVEEAKGTIRRSGKFLYAYVEADVPKITVVLRKAYGGAYAVMGCKQLGADLNFAWPSAKIAVMGAESAAVLLTRRQTEGLSAHDADKVRRDFIDFYNVMMANPYLAAEKGYIDAVIEPSQTRLMLRKALAQLRDKQVIRAPRKHYLMPI, from the coding sequence ATGAGCATGACGACGGCGCAGAAGCTGGCCGACCTCCGCGAGAAGCTGGAGGCCTCCAAGGAGCCCGGCGGCGACAAGGCGATCGCAAAGCGGGCGGCCAAGGGCATCGCCTCGCCGCGTGAGCGCCTCAACATGCTGTTCGACCCGGGGACCTTCGTCGAGACCGGCGCCCTGGTCAAGGCGCCCGGTGCGGGGGAGACGGGCTACGGCGACGGCGTCGTCACCGGCCACGGCCTGGTCAACGGGCGTCCGGTCGCCGCCTTCTCCCACGACCAGTCGGTCATGGGCGGCTCGGTCGGGGAGATGTTCGGCCGCAAGGTGTCCACGCTCATGGAGTTCGCCGCGCGGACCGGCTGCCCCGTCGTCGGCATCAACGACTCGGCCGGAGCGAGGATCCAGGACGCGGTCACCTCGCTCGCCTGGTACGCGGAGATGGGTCGGCGCAACGAATTGCTGTCGGGTCTCACCCCGCAGGTTTCGATCATCCTCGGCAAGTGCGCCGGCGGCGCGGTGTACACCCCGGCGAACACCGACATCCTCGTCGGCGTCGAGGACAAGAGCTACATGTTCGTGACCGGCCCGGACATCCTCAAGGCCGTCAACGGCGAGGACACCTCCGCCGAGGACCTCGGCAGCGCGCACAATCAGGCGCGATGGGGCAATATCCACCACGTCGCAGCCGACGAGAAGGCCGCGTTCGACTGGGTCCGCGAATACCTCGACTACATGCCGTCGACCTGTCACGAGAAGCCACCGGTGATCAACCCCGGTCTGGAGCCGGAGACCACCGAGAACGATCTGGCACTCAACGACTTCATGCCCGACAGCGACAACGCCGGGTACGACATGAAGGATCTGATCCTCCACCTGTTCGACGACGGCGCCTTCCACGAGATCGCCGAGCTGTTCGCACCCAACCTGATCACCGGGTTCGCCCGCGTCGACGGGCAGAGCGTCGGGATCGTCGCGAATCAGCCGAGCGTCATGGCCGGGACCCTGGACACCGACGCCTCGGAGAAGGCGACACGGTTCGTCCGCATCTGCAACGCCTTCAACATCCCGTTGGTCTTCCTGGTCGACACCCCGGGCATCCTGCCGGGCGTCGTGGAGGAGGCGAAGGGCACGATTCGCCGCTCGGGCAAGTTCCTCTACGCCTACGTCGAGGCCGACGTCCCCAAGATCACCGTGGTGCTGCGCAAGGCCTACGGCGGCGCGTACGCGGTGATGGGCTGCAAGCAGCTCGGCGCCGACCTCAACTTCGCGTGGCCGTCGGCGAAGATCGCGGTGATGGGCGCCGAGTCCGCCGCCGTGCTGCTGACGCGTCGGCAGACCGAGGGTCTCTCCGCACACGACGCGGACAAGGTGCGACGGGACTTCATCGACTTCTACAACGTGATGATGGCCAACCCGTATCTCGCGGCCGAGAAGGGCTACATCGACGCGGTGATCGAGCCGTCGCAGACGCGTCTGATGCTGCGCAAGGCGCTGGCCCAGCTGCGCGACAAGCAGGTCATCCGCGCCCCGCGCAAGCACTACCTGATGCCGATTTAG
- a CDS encoding MFS transporter gives MSTIAPQPQEPMVLPRAMAPFAHRQYRWLAYGLILSMFADGVWAITLVWQVIGLGGKPVQVSTATAAAAVGMVVSTLAGGVLADRVSQRRIVIALEAAKALVFGVVALASLTGHLRLWQVIVAAMLAGVTTGMYYPAYSAMLPSVLAPSELQAANGIEGFFRPVAYQAIGPMIAGWVIAATAPGYAVLLAAIASVLAGCCYLRMQPVPLRRDPEALRGNPIRGVVRDLVEAFGYLVRTPWLWATLCYSTVLVLATLGPIEVLIPFLLRERFGGNAADHALVLGAYGIGAALTSLVFASLPMPRRYLTVMFAIWGVSSLPLVLMGVGNAVWVIVVAGFVMGVLFDGPMVLWGTLLQRRVPPELLGRVASLDFFVSIALMPVSMAIAAPVGQALGLTTTFVAAGLLPVPIAVVFYLAARLWRDEVEHPLTVESD, from the coding sequence ATGAGCACCATCGCCCCGCAGCCCCAAGAACCGATGGTGCTGCCACGTGCGATGGCACCGTTCGCCCATCGCCAATACCGGTGGCTGGCCTACGGTCTCATCCTCTCGATGTTCGCCGACGGGGTGTGGGCCATCACCCTGGTCTGGCAGGTCATCGGGCTGGGCGGCAAACCGGTCCAGGTCTCCACCGCGACGGCTGCCGCCGCGGTGGGGATGGTCGTGTCGACCCTGGCCGGCGGCGTGCTCGCCGACCGTGTCTCGCAGCGCCGCATCGTCATCGCCCTCGAGGCGGCCAAAGCCCTCGTCTTCGGGGTCGTCGCCCTCGCGTCGCTCACCGGGCATCTGCGGCTCTGGCAGGTGATCGTGGCCGCGATGCTCGCGGGCGTCACCACCGGCATGTACTACCCGGCCTACTCGGCGATGCTGCCCTCCGTCCTGGCCCCGTCGGAGCTACAGGCGGCCAACGGCATCGAGGGCTTCTTCCGGCCGGTCGCCTATCAGGCGATCGGCCCGATGATCGCCGGTTGGGTCATCGCGGCCACCGCCCCCGGATACGCCGTGCTGCTCGCCGCGATCGCCTCCGTACTGGCCGGGTGCTGCTATCTGCGGATGCAGCCGGTACCACTGCGCCGCGACCCGGAAGCGTTGCGGGGCAACCCGATTCGCGGCGTGGTCAGGGATCTTGTCGAGGCATTCGGCTATCTCGTCCGCACGCCGTGGCTGTGGGCGACGCTGTGCTACTCGACGGTGCTGGTGCTCGCCACCCTCGGCCCGATCGAGGTGCTCATCCCCTTCCTGCTGCGCGAGCGGTTCGGCGGCAACGCCGCCGACCACGCCCTGGTGCTCGGCGCCTACGGCATCGGCGCGGCGCTGACCTCACTCGTCTTCGCGTCGCTCCCGATGCCGCGCAGGTACCTCACGGTCATGTTCGCGATCTGGGGGGTGTCCAGCCTGCCGCTGGTGCTGATGGGCGTCGGCAACGCGGTGTGGGTGATCGTCGTCGCCGGATTCGTCATGGGCGTGCTCTTCGACGGCCCGATGGTGCTGTGGGGCACCCTTCTGCAGCGACGGGTGCCGCCCGAACTGCTCGGCCGGGTGGCCAGCCTCGACTTCTTCGTGTCGATCGCGTTGATGCCCGTCTCGATGGCCATCGCCGCACCCGTCGGCCAGGCCTTGGGCCTCACGACGACCTTCGTCGCCGCCGGCCTGCTGCCGGTACCTATCGCGGTGGTGTTCTACCTCGCCGCACGCCTGTGGCGCGACGAGGTAGAACACCCGCTGACCGTCGAATCCGACTGA